The Pyrus communis chromosome 8, drPyrComm1.1, whole genome shotgun sequence region aactgATAATCTACACTAAATTTAAACATTTATCACAATCATCCTCTTCCAAAACTCTTTACCTTTCTgctaaccaatttttttttttttcaattttataaattattgcAGATCAGCTTTCTTCCATTTTTATGTCTTTGCAAGTCCTATTAACAGACGTTCAACACTGTCTTACTCTTGGACGTCTATTTGAAATTGTAAACTTTCCCAAGATAGAGTGGTATTGGTATTTTTTACACTTAGATCATCAAGTACTTTATTTTACCTGGAAATTAATGTTACACATGCCCTACCCCATTTGATTGAACAAAGTGACTAAGTAGCAACAAAACGTGTCTGAATTAATTAACCACTTCTGCTGGATGAGTCCCTTATATCTTAAGAAAAGGGTACCACTTTTCCTTATGTCAAATAATTAAACTTACAGAAGCAAGGGCCCCTTGTTACTCTTTTATATATCACTGCATTTGAACCTTAAACGTTTAATTTCCTTCTTTCCCCTTTCTTTCCCTTAATAAAGAAGCACTAAAACTTAGCATTATTTCTGTATTCAGTATGCTTGTAGGAAGACATTGGCGGACAGCCGGCCGCGAATCAGAGGCCGGTTTGCTAGGAACGATGAAATTGAGAAGAATTCAAATGTTCAATGGAGCAACATGAgtggggaagaagatgaggaggaggaCGATAGTTGGATCAACCTTCTTGATGCATTTTCTTCAATCGAATCTAATTCCATAATCTAGCTAGCAACATAGGACCACCTCTATGTCCCATGCCTGATGTTTAGCAAGTAGCTAGGCAAATTTGGGGCTGCTTGATTTGaactttaattattattattatgcaGAATGCAGTACTTTAATTAAGCGCTATTTAGCTTGAAGTACTAGTTCATGTAAATATAGGTGATTGTATTGTTAAACTTAATGACAATGTTTAAGAGTTTAATTAATCAAGGGTGAAGTTTTAGCTTCTACAGAATTAATTAAGGTCGTGCTCAAGCTTCACTTTAGTGTTTCCAGATGAAAACAAAGTCATTTTCATTGAGAAAGAACAGAAAAAAGAGCGATTAAATAGCAACGGTGGCAGTCACCATCGAGTTACATGCAGTGTATATAAGCTCAAAGTAGCACACGATTTCTGCTTTATTTTCTTATTCGGTGAAACTTAATCAATCTCTAGGACCACAAAACTCTCAACTTTATGCTTTTTTTGAGGCGAGGAATGAAATTACTTGAAGAGATAGGCACAAGCCCAACCAATATGCCTAGCAAATCAATCAGTCATATCTCATATATTATCTTCTATGTTATTTGAGGCGAGGAATGAATCAGTTACTTCACCACATGCAAGTTTCCCAATTGGTAATTGGAATGTGATCATCAGTTATATCACCAGGTGTACAGTATGTCTCAATACACACGAGAGTCATCATCGACAAAGAAGGAAAATGGGCATCATAAGTACTTATCGTTGTCATCTCAATCAACCTCATATTTTCGAAAAGCAAAGAGAAGTTTAATCTATTCAACCTGCCAATTAGTAGTGTACACATTCGTCAACATGCGAGTGAAGTCCATAAACAGAACCTATGTATCTAACTAGGAAAAAAAGACTCTTTCAAGTCTATATATACAAGTCAATTAAAGTGTCCTTAGACAGTTAAAAATGTTTCtgacgttacttgataaaaaaaacttaGTTATCAGAAAAAGTACCTGAATTTTCCCTAAATTTTGACATGTCATCAATATAAAAGTGCTTTTCTGAAAAATTTCTTATGATCAAAAGCACTTGTTACACAAGCAATTCGAAAAGAAGTCTTGgctatattttaaaattaggCTTTTCATTATACGCTTATAAAACAAGTCCTTAATTATGAGCTAAGCTTTAAGACACCGACCCAATAACACTAAAAGCTAGAGCATGGTCAAGGCTCGAGTAGCTCCATAATCCACTTGCATCATCTTTACAAGCCATACACCACTTCATTAATTTGTTTACAATTAAGGCCAAATTTTATAACTAATCTTTATGCTACTCATTTGGTCGTTCATGTTACTGAATGATGAAGGGTGCTTACTTAATTAGTATGTTTAAACATAATCTAGAATGATTAGGATCTCAATTATCCCACCTTTTCTTTTAACCAAAGGCTATATATGGTTCTTGAGGCAAACTCTAGGACGGCGCTCTTCATTTTTTGTCGGCCGCTCGTGGTTAAACCATTATGTCAAACGAGGCAAAACACACATTGCTTTAAAATAATATCTCATTAGGCTTTAGCTTCAATACAGAAGTTGACACTTGCTAATGATTTCTTTTGGCAAGTACACTTGTAGGCTGTGAGATCAAATCTCCTGCTCCGGTGTGGCCTCTTTAATTATGATTCTAGTTATTGATTGACACATATTAAATTTatgataataaaattaaaaaattaaattaaatttataaatgttACAAAAAAGTCATACCCATTTTGAATGCAAAAGATTCAATCTCGTAGGCTGTAGCCCAAAAAGTTCACTCAACACTACATATTTTGggcaaatatttgaaaattgaaatttcctttatcaaaatttgtaatttttaaaatttcctttatcaaaatttgtaattttcctTGAGTTTCTATAAACATTAGTGCccaacaccttttttttttttttggaattttaacgaaaagcttatgttactgttcattttaacgaaaaatcatatttttaaaaagtcaattatggtacAATTCACATTACCCTACATTACcccttattttgtctttatcgttaaaaactcaaagttttcaaacccttttcattagttttcctttatttatttatttttatatcaaataatagatttgttagattgaTGATCAACAAGGTTTGAACTCACGTCGTGGTGAGAGAGCAACACCCCTCTTGACCATTGTGGTAGAGGGTCGACACTTGTTTGATCACGCAATCTTTAGTCACTTAAGTGATTGGATCTAAGTCAATAGTCAGACATATAATATATGGTTCAAACCAATATTTGATAACAATATTAATCAGGTTGATTCTTGTGAGAtatatatggttcaaatttataatatgacagtaaatttataaaaaaacataattatataattatattaaatacgCTCGAAGAAATTCATTTAgttaaaattgattttgctaggtaattaaaaaacaatagtATTTGAATTGGTGCCCCCGACTGTTTCGGAAAAGGGAAAAGGCAAGGCTTAAATGATGGCGATCATGGTGGGATGATCGGAAGGAAGACAAGAAGAGTCTTGTCACCACTGTGATACCATTACTTTTGATAAAGTAAGGCAACTATTATCAAATCAAGATGCCAGAAAGAAGTGCAATGGCACATGAAGAGCAGTAACAAAATTTGAGAAAAGTTAAGCAGATTCCTTTCGAGTGAGATTtttcacatatatttgttgcaaacattacaaaatattatattaaaaatataagatgATAGAATATTCataaaaagtcaattttaagAGTTTCTTTAGCAATTTTACGATTCTGAAACATTGTCATGGCTTTTGCATTAGCTTCAAGATATCCAAATGATAGAGAGAGATCATTCTCTTCACACCACCCTATTCCTACACATATTTTTCTGATTAAGCTCAAGAGATTTCAACACAAAACCACTTAGAGAGAGATCATTCTCTTCACACCACCCTATTCCTACACATTTTTCTGATTAAACTCAAGAGATTTCAACACAAAACCATTTAACGAATCATTTAAATGGTTGCAAATAGAGCGATATCTTCGTGATtttatttctctaattttttacaaagatgatttatgaatgaaaacttgaagaaaacaaaaatgattcgaatttattgaaataaaattcGAATGGATTCCTACAAAATGTGTCTCAAATAGGGATTAGAGGCCCCAACATTTGATCTACAATACTTTGGCTAACCGCCGTTCTATGCGATTATTGCAAAACTCCTTCGGTGCAATTTCTACATTCTAAAGATTTTTCATATATTACCTTTCAAGGtgttattttaaaatcctttttttttgtcaatgaatttttttttataacaaagtcCAAAAGGACATGGTATAAAGACTCTGTAGACAGAGGTTAGAATTATTTTCTGACCACCCCATATATGGGGTAGGTATAAACAAGACGCCACTTATGCATTCAACGTATGAGTAAAGATTCCTATCTATacccaaacaaaaaatatacataGAATGTGTCTCAACCCAAAAGTTAAGACCCACACAGAAGACCCAAAAGTGACCACACAGAAGTACCTAAAACCCTGAAGGGAGATTCACCCGCTGCCTCCTCCACCAGATAATTGGTGGAGACAACCAGTGAACAGAATATCCATAAAACTGCTTCGCAAAAAGCTAAACTCAAGGCCATCTTCGTCTCAACGCCGGTGAAAGGGAGCCAAACTTGCAAATCAAGAGAAACCTTGCCCATTCCAGTCGCACACAATAGGCATCTAAATGCCCTGATCCaagcataaacaaaaaaaaaaattagggggTTTAAACACCGAGTCAAAGAGACCCCAGACCTTTGTAAAGGTGACAACATATAGTTGTCTTCGAGCGGAGAGAAATACGAATTGAAGCAACAAACCAGTGAGATGAGATCTGCCAAATCTGGGAGAGTTTAAGCGAAGAGTCCAAAATCATGGCCCAAAAGCCCCAAATTAGAGGTGTAATACCTTGAACAATAAGCAAAACGCTCGGAGACAGCTTTATTCACCACTCGTAAAAAGAGGGTTGCTCCACCGTTCCCTGACGGGAATTGGGGCAATCGTAGGTGCGGGGAAAGACAAGGAGGAGGGAAAAATGAAGGAGGATAAAGAAAGGTTGGAAGGGTGGCTGCCACCGGCCCCAAACAGAGCTGGAGGCCGACGGGTGAAGGggtttgaaaggaaaaaaaaaaagcattcgAGATTAACTCTAATGTTTGACTAGTTCATTGATATTGTATGGTATTTTTCCTAACAATGGAGTGTGAAGTTCCTTGGGACTTTAAAAGTCCGTCGCTCAAAACTCATACAAAAAAGAAGGAGATGGTTCAGTAAGGCATTGTTTGGCACGGTGGACTTTTGTGGACCGGAAGGGAAAGTGAGCAGGCCATGTTGGTCGGGCGTTGCAGGGTGTGAGGTCGAGGTGGGGTTACAGATCCTGCTCAAACGAACATCGGCTGTGGGAGATCAGAGTAGGAGGTCGATGTGCAGAGAGGATGAACGAGCCGGACTCACCTGCTCGGTCTTACAAGGTCCTTGCATTGCAAAGTCCCTGCACACTTCGCTACACAAGATGACTTAACGAGCCCACTTTAAAAAAACACGAGAACTACATAGTCCCATATAATCGAGTCTCGCATTACAACAGACACAGGTTATAGATCTTATACCTTTCATAAATTATGATTGACAAAGAGAATTCTCTCCATATAAGATTCCATACAAAGAGGGACAAAACTGATACCAAGATcaaaatttgggaaaacgaacATAAAGAACGCTAAATAGGCAACAAGCTTCACTCACCTAGTTCACATATGCCGAAATTAATTTTTGATAACTCACTATGTCGATCAATAACATAGAAAAATCATTGCAGTCAtgccattttaatttttcttcttacTTTTCTGCGCCTTCTTGAAGGGTACAGTATGCAACAATCGCTTAAGAGGAAGAAACTTCACTTGATGAGGAGTCTTCCTTTTTGGTCTGGATTTCCCTGCATGCATGTATGAGAAACAATTAAGCATTACTACAAAGATGCAGATGAAATCGGGTGGATGACATAGAAGGTGAAAACTGATGTAAATTTACTAAGAATCAACTTTCCAAAAAACGAAAGTTGGAATTCGATAGATAGCTAAAGAGACAAAATCATTCAGAAAAATGATTCATTGAGAAACGAAACTTCTAACAGCCAAACCTTTGCAGCTAAATTCAGCAGAAGAATGAACTTGTATGTAAAATTCATGTTTATAGCTGGTAAGTCGTTCTCTATGAAATGGTGACATAATAGCACAATGGACACTTAAAAACGTAATCGGAAGTCCATCAGGCCAGCCAACCCAAACAGATTACTAACTGTAACAAGCCCGTCTTAAGAACAAAAAGCACCCATATCCAAGCAGATCAGAACACTTAACTGCCACATattcaaatgaaaagaaaaggcaTTGACCAGAGGACATGCATACTGAAGAAAATTAAATCGCACCTGATATAGATTGAACTGAGTCTGGATAGTTAATTTCAGTATCAGCTTTCCCATTTTCGTTCTCTTCCATAGTCACTTCCGTTGACCCATGCCTTGCAACTAAATAATCATCAATTGCAGGCGCCACCATACCATCATAAGACTGCAGAACAGGAACCTGATTTGCAAGTACAACTGTATCATCTCCAGATTCCCTGAATTGTTCCTTTTCTGAAGTATGCAATGATGATGAATTCAAATACAGAGATTTTTCTTCTTTACTCTTCACAGGTAGCATTTTAAAAATTTCATCCATCACATCAATTTGTGTATCAGAACCATTCACACACAAAGCCTCTTCACTGTGAGGAGCAGGAATATCCGAATCCTGGTAATTTGTGGAAACTTCAACTTCAGAATTAGCAGTACAAACAGCATTTAACCCAACGTCTAACGCTTGAAATGTTAAATTATCATTAGGTGGCACAACATCCAATTCACGATTAGTCACGCACTTCTGTGATTGCAAATCATGAATTTCgttcaaaatcaaatcaatattCCCATCTGTACCATCTGCATTGTTTGGTTTTGCTTCAGAAGTTAATGTAGGAGATTTAATTTCAACAGCACCAATACAAGCGTTCGCAGTATCACAAGATGAATATAATTTCTGAGGATTTTCAGAGTCAAACATTTGTTGGTCCACAAGACTATCACACAAAGAAGATTGACCTGATTGAGGAAAAGAAGCTCTATCAGGTTGCTCTGGCACTCCAGCAGTCACAGCTGGTTGCTCAACTGCCTCAGAAGCAGAAACAGTGCTTTTACAAGTAGCCATTGATTGAGATACAACCACATCATTGCCACATATCACATCCTTGACTTGAAACCCAAGTGACGGCATGCTGTCAATGACTGAAGCAAAATCAATGGCTTTGGCAGTTTTGGATACTTTGTTACTAGAGGTACTGAAAGACTTTTCCAAATCAGCTAATACCAAATCACCTTCACCACTAGAGATGGGATCCCATTGAAACAAGTCACCAGACCAAGGTTTGTTCTTGTCAGTTTCTTGATCCGATGACAGAACTTCAACTCTTATGGTTTCCTTgaaaaagtgtttttttctcACAGCATTAGCTACTAGAGTCCTGCAAGACATTAACTGTAAGAGTTTGGATGAGTTAAACATCAAATCTTCAAGACTGAGATTTATGAAAAGCTATCATACCTACAATTTCTTGATATAGACGCTTTAGCTCGCTCCATTGAGAGCCCCAGTAATGACATTAAGTTTGCAACATCATATGGCCCCCTAAATTCACTTGCAGTCGGGGCAGCACTGCAAATTATTAGATTCCTTCCACGAGTCCAATCTACCAGTAACTGAAGAACAATACAAAAATGATGAGTAGTTGCATCTATAAGAAACGAACAATATCCAAACAATTACACAATAATCATGTTACAGTGAATAGTTTTTCCTGGCTGTAGTGTGCATGCGCATTATAGACCAAAGAAATGCACCACATAATAGTAATACATTAAAACCATGTTAAATATCTTAGAATCAAAGTATACTCAAtccacattcatttccaaaagAAGACATTTCGGAAATTAATAAACACGGAAACTATCCATGAATTCTATATCACTGATGAAAAAACTGTAAAACTTCATTCCGAAGATCATTTTAAAGTTTGGAAAAACTAGAACGCTGTCACCTAGCTTGAGCAAAGAATGCTTTCAAAGACTGATGTGCACGCAATGCAAGCATTTTAAGGTCAAATTGTACTCTTCCCATTAAATGACCCCACAATCTGCCATTATAGCATCTCCATACATAACTCTGATTGAGGGTAAGTATCTTTCACCAGTAGATCATCTGCACCCAGAAAGTCATATGCTTTGGGAAAAAATTTGTACACTTCGGAAAAAGGTTTTAATTGATCAAAATGACACTAACAGACTTCATACAGAATTGTAGTTTTAGTTGACCGTTTGCATAATACTAATATAAGTCCAGTAGTAAGTTGTGTAATGTCATGCAGAATATGACCCTACAACATTGTCTCGTGGAAAGTAAAATGCACCATGTCACAACGTTCTTGTAAGATTTAATCTTgggaaagaaaatacaaatcgTTGCGGCCTATTGATCTGGATATGAAATATCGATATAGTAATTTCCCTTTACAAATCCTCACCTTAGCATTGGTTATTATTTGCTTTCTGGCTTGAACATCGGCAATGAGATTCGCATATGTGATCTCAAAATACACTCCGCGCTGCATAACCGATAAATATAAATTCTTTATCACCTAATTCAACAATTCCATCAaatataaattgaaaaaaaaaagaagcaagcaAATTCTCTGAGATCAAACCTCCATTGCAGCTTTAACCATGGGCATCTTCAATCGAAACGGCAACTTCTCCGAGAAATCAATCGCAATTATATCTACCTATGAGAAACCAGAATACACACAAATCATAACTTTCTTCCTCAACTTTCCGAGCAACCAAACACAATGttaaatttcagaaattcaaaagcACGAACCTCCAATTTCTCACAGGCGAGGTCGAAAGCGGACTGATTCAAGGGCTTGACGGCGACCAAATCGTAAGTCTTCAGAACCGGGTTACCGGAATTAAGGGCCTGCGACTGGGCTGGGGTCTCGGCGCAGACGGTGAGGCGGGTGTACTGGCGGAAAGGGGAGGATCGGGGGACACCGAGGAGGTCGCGGTGGAAGTTGACGGAGGAGTGGAGGAGAGGGGAGTGCTTGAGGAGGGAAGGAAGTTTAAGGAGGGGGATGGTGCAACGGTCGTGATCGGACATGACGCCCTTGATCGTGCGGTTGTAAGCGATTCCGGAATAGCCGAGCTCCAGGGCCTTGGTCACCAGCTTGGCACGTGTTGCTGATGATCGGTCCGGTGGGGAGGGGTCCGTATAGGGTATGCTGAGGTCGAAGAAGGCCATGAGTGGAGGGGAGAAGCGACGGTGGAGTGAAAGATGTGCGGCAGTTGAAGGTCGTTTATCggtggtttagggtttaaggaaAGGGATGATTTCGGAGGCGTTGGGATTTTTTTATGCCCCACTTTTTTACGGTGGAGGAGGCCTGTGGAAATAAAAAGGATTAATTAGGCTGGGTTCGGTTAGCAAATCTTGTCAAATTCCTTATGCCACATGCCAGCCATATATACATAATTACCGAAAATCATTTACCGTTAGTCAACCTTCTTGTTGCAGTTGCCAAAAATCGGTTCTGTCGAAATTATTGGCTAGTTTGATTGGTAAATAGCACAATCGATGGTTTGCAAataagcttaaaaaaaaaacagatcaaGACCATGCACCGACCCGTAAACAACAAAccagaaaagagaaaaagaagttgTTACTGCAATTTTTCAATTGAAGATAAACCAACATAATCATGacttaacaaattaaaatgaaaatcaaatcaaaacttaaTAAGTCAACATCAATGTCAGCAAACATAATCCAAATAGTTATAA contains the following coding sequences:
- the LOC137742748 gene encoding protein GAMETOPHYTE DEFECTIVE 1; translation: MAFFDLSIPYTDPSPPDRSSATRAKLVTKALELGYSGIAYNRTIKGVMSDHDRCTIPLLKLPSLLKHSPLLHSSVNFHRDLLGVPRSSPFRQYTRLTVCAETPAQSQALNSGNPVLKTYDLVAVKPLNQSAFDLACEKLEVDIIAIDFSEKLPFRLKMPMVKAAMERGVYFEITYANLIADVQARKQIITNAKLLVDWTRGRNLIICSAAPTASEFRGPYDVANLMSLLGLSMERAKASISRNCRTLVANAVRKKHFFKETIRVEVLSSDQETDKNKPWSGDLFQWDPISSGEGDLVLADLEKSFSTSSNKVSKTAKAIDFASVIDSMPSLGFQVKDVICGNDVVVSQSMATCKSTVSASEAVEQPAVTAGVPEQPDRASFPQSGQSSLCDSLVDQQMFDSENPQKLYSSCDTANACIGAVEIKSPTLTSEAKPNNADGTDGNIDLILNEIHDLQSQKCVTNRELDVVPPNDNLTFQALDVGLNAVCTANSEVEVSTNYQDSDIPAPHSEEALCVNGSDTQIDVMDEIFKMLPVKSKEEKSLYLNSSSLHTSEKEQFRESGDDTVVLANQVPVLQSYDGMVAPAIDDYLVARHGSTEVTMEENENGKADTEINYPDSVQSISGKSRPKRKTPHQVKFLPLKRLLHTVPFKKAQKSKKKN